A single region of the Brachypodium distachyon strain Bd21 chromosome 3, Brachypodium_distachyon_v3.0, whole genome shotgun sequence genome encodes:
- the LOC104583502 gene encoding uncharacterized protein LOC104583502, translating to MDPGEGSSTGVRKESATQYNMDWPSDCFFEEPRPVHVDWPMNNQFDLNMNWPMDSQVDLHRDCNFEGSERQPIDLNEDMGCDKYFRDDSGFGNFNVSGHVELEPEPFPASDHGEDEVSCDGHEVSKAAMRRAARRAESKANATKARELKKRIAAGTKEDALVISDSCSDELKGLTDSSDDDGVELLSSRCVLQKKSKAKPLKN from the exons ATGGACCCGGGGGAAGGCTCCTCCACCGGCGTCCG AAAGGAGAGCGCTACACAGTACAACATGGACTGGCCATCGGATTGCTTCTTCGAAGAGCCAAGGCCGGTTCATGTAGATTGGCCAATGAACAATCAGTTTGATCTGAATATGAATTGGCCTATGGATAGCCAGGTTGACCTCCACAGGGACTGCAATTTCGAAGGGTCAGAAAGGCAACCAATTGATCTGAATGAGGACATGGGATGTGATAAATATTTCCGTGATGATTCAGGTTTTGGAAATTTCAATGTTTCTGGCCATGTTGAACTAGAGCCTGAACCGTTCCCTGCAAGTGATCATGGTGAAGATGAAGTTTCTTGTGATGGGCATGAAGTGAGTAAGGCAGCAATGCGCAGGGCAGCAAGAAGGGCTGAATCAAAGGCCAACGCAACTAAGGCTCGGGAGTTGAAGAAAAGGATCGCTGCGGGCACAAAGGAAGATGCACTTGTGATTAGTGATAGCTGCAGTGATGAATTGAAAGGTCTCACTGATTCaagtgatgatgatggtgttGAGTTGCTATCCAGTAGATGTGTTTTACAGAAGAAGAGCAAAGCAAAGCCACTCAAGAACTAG
- the LOC100822560 gene encoding uncharacterized protein LOC100822560, with translation MRSLDAAVSARSDQHNSKKPRLEVETEMPLADSFVAGSSGVCGGNEESGGCLSMRVEDIVQHPLPGYGAPVALSFSPDDRRVAFLYSPDGTLHRKVFTLDPGQRRQELLFAPPDGGGLEEGNLSAEERLRRERSRERGLGVTRYEWRARRSGAPSSRAGIVVPLPSGVYFQDLSGSEPVLKLQSTPTSPIIDPHLSPDGSMIAYVRDDELHNLGFADGETRQLTYGARESGKIHGLAEYIAQEEMERKMGFWWSPDSKHLAFTEVDSSDIPLYRIMHQGKSCVGPDAQEDHAYPFAGAANVKLRLGVVPSHGGEVTWMDLLCGEPLGTHGDEEYLARVNWMHHNALAVQVLNRAHTKLKLLKFDITTGKREVLLEEEHDIWITLNDCFTPLDKGVNSKYPGGFIWASEKTGFRHLYIHDKNGECLGPVTQGDWMVDQIAGVNESSGLIYFTGTLDGPLETNLYCTNLFPDWSLPLQAPKRLTQGTGRHSVILDHQLLRFIDVYDSIKSPPVILLCSLLDGSVVMPLYEQPLTVEPLKKFQQLSPEMVQFSGKDGTSFYGTLYLPDENKYGPPPYKTLINVYGGPSVQLVSDSWISTVDMRAQYLRSKGILVWKMDNRGSARRGLHFEGQLKYNIGRVDAEDQLAGAEWLIEQGLAKAGHIGLYGWSYGGFLSAMCLARFPDTFCCAVSGAPVTAWDGYDTFYTEKYMGLPSEHRDAYEYGSIMHHVNNLRGKLLLIHGMIDENVHFRHTARLINSLMAERKPYEILLFPDERHMPRQLDDRIYMEERIWDFVERSL, from the exons ATGCGATCTCTTGACGCTGCGGTGTCGGCGAGGTCGGATCAGCACAACAGCAAGAAGCCGCGCCTCGAGGTCGAGACCGAGATGCCCCTCGCCGACTccttcgtcgccggcagcagcggcgttTGCGGGGGCAACGAGGAATCCGGTGGGTGTCTCAGCATGCGCGTGGAGGATATCGTGCAGCACCCGCTGCCTGGCTACGGGGCGCCAGTGGCGCTCAGCTTTAGCCCCGATGACCGACGGGTGGCGTTCTTGTACAGCCCCGATGGCACGCTCCACCGCAAGGTTTTCACCTTGGACCCCGGGCAGCGCCGCCAGGAGCTGCTCTTCGCCCCACCGGATGGTGGCGGGCTCGAGGAGGGCAACCTATCCGCGGAGGAGCGGCTGCGGCGCGAGCGTTCCCGGGAGCGCGGCCTTGGGGTCACGAGGTACGAGTGGCGTGCCCGTCGGTCCGGTGCCCCCTCTTCTCGTGCTGGCATTGTCGTCCCTCTCCCCTCCGGG GTTTACTTCCAGGATTTATCTGGCTCGGAACCAGTACTCAAGCTGCAAAGTACTCCCACATCCCCAATCATCGATCCACACCTATCTCCAGATGGGAGCATGATTGCATATGTCAGGGATGATGAACTGCATAACTTGGGTTTTGCTGATGGGGAAACTAGGCAATTGACATATGGTGCAAGAGAAAGCGGGAAG ATACATGGACTTGCTGAGTATATTGCACAG GAAGAGATGGAAAGGAAGATGGGATTCTGGTGGTCTCCTGATAGCAAACACCTTGCATTTACTGAAGTTGATTCCTCTGACATCCCACTATATCGAATCATGCATCAGGGCAAAAGTTGTGTTGGTCCAGATGCTCAAGAAGACCATGCCTACCCATTTGCTGGAGCAGCTAATGTTAAACTGCGACTTGGAGTTGTTCCTTCCCATGGAGGAGAGGTAACTTGGATGGATCTCCTTTGTGGAGAACCACTTGGAAcccatggtgatgaagaaTATCTAGCTAGAGTCAATTGGATGCATCATAATGCTCTCGCGGTTCAAGTTCTCAACAGAGCACACACAAAACTTAAGCTACTTAAGTTCGATATTACCACGGGTAAAAGAGAAGTCTTACTAGAAGAAGAGCATGATATATGGATAACATTAAATGATTGTTTTACTCCTCTAGACAAAGGAGTGAATAGTAAATATCCAGGtggttttatttgggccaGTGAGAAGACTGGATTTAGGCACCTGTATATTCATGACAAGAATGGTGAGTGCTTAGGGCCTGTCACACAAGGTGATTGGATGGTCGACCAAATTGCTGGTGTGAACGAGAGTTCTGGACTTATCTATTTTACTGGAACACTGGACGGACCACTGGAGACAAATCTGTACTGCACCAACCTCTTTCCTGATTGGAGCCTGCCATTACAAGCCCCTAAGAGGTTGACTCAGGGCACTGGACGGCATTCAGTAATTCTTGATCATCAGTTGCTAAGGTTTATTGATGTGTATGACTCAATAAAATCACCACCTGTGATCCTGCTGTGTTCTTTGCTGGATGGAAGTGTAGTAATGCCTCTATATGAACAGCCACTAACAGTTGAGCCACTTAAAAAGTTTCAGCAGCTGTCTCCAGAGATGGTCCAGTTTTCAGGGAAGGATGGGACCTCTTTCTATGGGACTCTCTATCTTCCTGACGAGAATAAATATGGACCGCCTCCCTATAAAACGTTAATTAACGTTTATGGTGGTCCTAGCGTTCAGCTTGTTAGTGATTCATGGATCAGTACAGTTGACATGAGAGCTCAGTATTTGCGAAGTAAGGGAATATTAGTCTGGAAG ATGGACAACCGAGGATCTGCAAGGCGGGGTTTACATTTTGAGGGACAGCTGAAGTACAACATTGGTCGTGTCGATGCTGAAGATCAGCTAGCAGGTGCTGAGTGGTTAATAGAGCAAGGCCTAGCAAAGGCTGGGCATATTGGTCTGTATGGCTGGAGCTACGGTGGCTTTCTGTCAGCAATGTGCCTCGCGAGGTTTCCCGACACATTCTGCTGTGCAGTGTCTGGTGCCCCGGTGACCGCATGGGATGGGTATGATACCTTTTACACAGAGAAGTACATGGGATTGCCCTCGGAGCACAGAGATGCTTACGAGTATGGGTCGATCATGCACCACGTGAATAATCTGAGGGGGAAGCTGCTCCTCATCCATGGGATGATTGACGAGAATGTGCATTTTAGGCACACCGCGAGGCTCATCAACTCGCTGATGGCGGAACGCAAGCCCTATGAGATCCTCCTCTTCCCTGATGAGAGGCACATGCCACGCCAGCTAGACGATCGGATCTATATGGAGGAGAGGATCTGGGATTTTGTAGAGAGAAGCCTGTGA
- the LOC100824711 gene encoding calcineurin B-like protein 7 isoform X3, with protein sequence MGCASSKQFKRAPHHEDASILAKETTFSVNEVEALYVLFEKISYSIFKDGLIHKEEFQLALFKNSNRKNLFADRIFDLFDLKRNGVIEFGEFVRSLHIFHPDTPMEDKIAFAFRLYDLRGTGSIEREELKEMVLAILNESDLLLSDDAVEQIVDQTFQQADLNGDGRIDVDEWKAFASKNPALLKNMTLPYLKDITMAFPSFVLYSGSGDEEL encoded by the exons ATGGGCTGTGCATCATCAAAGCAGTTTAAACGAGCTCCGCACCATGAGGATGCTTCTATTCTAGCCAAAGAGACGACAT TTTCTGTAAATGAAGTGGAGGCCCTGTATGTGTTGTTCGAGAAGATTAGCTATTCCATATTCAAGGATGGGCTTATTCACAAG GAGGAGTTCCAACTTGCTCTCTTCAAGAACAGCAACAGGAAAAATCTTTTCGCCGATCGG ATATTTGATCTATTTGATCTGAAGCGCAACGGTGTGATTGAATTCGGGGAGTTTGTTCGGTCCCTCCACATTTTTCACCCGGATACACCTATGGAAGATAAGATTGCCT TTGCATTCAGACTATATGACCTCAGAGGCACCGGCAGCATTGAGAGAGAAGAG TTGAAGGAAATGGTCCTTGCAATCCTGAATGAGTCAGACCTGCTTCTTTCCGATGACGCTGTCGAACAAATCGTAGATCAG ACATTCCAGCAGGCAGACCTGAACGGCGACGGGAGGATAGATGTGGACGAGTGGAAGGCGTTCGCGAGCAAGAACCCGGCCTTGCTGAAGAACATGACTCTCCCGTACCTCAA AGACATAACCATGGCATTCCCCAGCTTTGTTCTGTACTCTGGCTCTGGCGACGAGGAGTTGTAG
- the LOC100824711 gene encoding calcineurin B-like protein 7 isoform X1 produces the protein MIFLSCIMPNAEMHRCDVSLLSCAREGIGASQLLPLPRLLSVLAFDFSATKIYGLLPSSSMPIVSSRLPPKAWSYAWKIYSLHTPSLFLGRSLVVEESIRCCFPVLLAKSGLFTTRKGLSCKVVFMGCASSKQFKRAPHHEDASILAKETTFSVNEVEALYVLFEKISYSIFKDGLIHKEEFQLALFKNSNRKNLFADRIFDLFDLKRNGVIEFGEFVRSLHIFHPDTPMEDKIAFAFRLYDLRGTGSIEREELKEMVLAILNESDLLLSDDAVEQIVDQTFQQADLNGDGRIDVDEWKAFASKNPALLKNMTLPYLKDITMAFPSFVLYSGSGDEEL, from the exons ATGATTTTCCTTTCTTGCATAATGCCAAATGCTGAAATGCATAGATGTGATGTTTCTTTACTTTCATGCGCGCGAGAAGGAATTGGTGCAAGTCAACTCTTGCCCTTGCCCCGCCTGTTGTCGGTACTAGCATTTGATTTCTCTGCGACAAAAATATATGGTCTGttaccttcttcttccatgcCCATCGTATCTTCCAGACTGCCACCAAAAGCTTGGAGCTACGCTTGGAAGATATATTCACTACACACACCCTCCCTCTTTCTTGGTCGATCTTTAGTAGTGGAAGAAAGCATCCGGTGTTGTTTTCCAG TGCTTTTGGCGAAAAGCGGGTTGTTCACTACAAGAAAAGGACTGAGTTGCAAGGTTGTTTTTATGGGCTGTGCATCATCAAAGCAGTTTAAACGAGCTCCGCACCATGAGGATGCTTCTATTCTAGCCAAAGAGACGACAT TTTCTGTAAATGAAGTGGAGGCCCTGTATGTGTTGTTCGAGAAGATTAGCTATTCCATATTCAAGGATGGGCTTATTCACAAG GAGGAGTTCCAACTTGCTCTCTTCAAGAACAGCAACAGGAAAAATCTTTTCGCCGATCGG ATATTTGATCTATTTGATCTGAAGCGCAACGGTGTGATTGAATTCGGGGAGTTTGTTCGGTCCCTCCACATTTTTCACCCGGATACACCTATGGAAGATAAGATTGCCT TTGCATTCAGACTATATGACCTCAGAGGCACCGGCAGCATTGAGAGAGAAGAG TTGAAGGAAATGGTCCTTGCAATCCTGAATGAGTCAGACCTGCTTCTTTCCGATGACGCTGTCGAACAAATCGTAGATCAG ACATTCCAGCAGGCAGACCTGAACGGCGACGGGAGGATAGATGTGGACGAGTGGAAGGCGTTCGCGAGCAAGAACCCGGCCTTGCTGAAGAACATGACTCTCCCGTACCTCAA AGACATAACCATGGCATTCCCCAGCTTTGTTCTGTACTCTGGCTCTGGCGACGAGGAGTTGTAG
- the LOC100824711 gene encoding calcineurin B-like protein 7 isoform X2 has product MIFLSCIMPNAEMHRCDVSLLSCAREGIGASQLLPLPRLLSVLAFDFSATKIYGLLPSSSMPIVSSRLPPKAWSYAWKIYSLHTPSLFLGRSLVVEESIRCCFPVLLAKSGLFTTRKGLSCKVVFMGCASSKQFKRAPHHEDASILAKETTFSVNEVEALYVLFEKISYSIFKDGLIHKEEFQLALFKNSNRKNLFADRIFDLFDLKRNGVIEFGEFVRSLHIFHPDTPMEDKIAFAFRLYDLRGTGSIEREELKEMVLAILNESDLLLSDDAVEQIVDQTFQQADLNGDGRIDVDEWKAFASKNPALLKNMTLPYLK; this is encoded by the exons ATGATTTTCCTTTCTTGCATAATGCCAAATGCTGAAATGCATAGATGTGATGTTTCTTTACTTTCATGCGCGCGAGAAGGAATTGGTGCAAGTCAACTCTTGCCCTTGCCCCGCCTGTTGTCGGTACTAGCATTTGATTTCTCTGCGACAAAAATATATGGTCTGttaccttcttcttccatgcCCATCGTATCTTCCAGACTGCCACCAAAAGCTTGGAGCTACGCTTGGAAGATATATTCACTACACACACCCTCCCTCTTTCTTGGTCGATCTTTAGTAGTGGAAGAAAGCATCCGGTGTTGTTTTCCAG TGCTTTTGGCGAAAAGCGGGTTGTTCACTACAAGAAAAGGACTGAGTTGCAAGGTTGTTTTTATGGGCTGTGCATCATCAAAGCAGTTTAAACGAGCTCCGCACCATGAGGATGCTTCTATTCTAGCCAAAGAGACGACAT TTTCTGTAAATGAAGTGGAGGCCCTGTATGTGTTGTTCGAGAAGATTAGCTATTCCATATTCAAGGATGGGCTTATTCACAAG GAGGAGTTCCAACTTGCTCTCTTCAAGAACAGCAACAGGAAAAATCTTTTCGCCGATCGG ATATTTGATCTATTTGATCTGAAGCGCAACGGTGTGATTGAATTCGGGGAGTTTGTTCGGTCCCTCCACATTTTTCACCCGGATACACCTATGGAAGATAAGATTGCCT TTGCATTCAGACTATATGACCTCAGAGGCACCGGCAGCATTGAGAGAGAAGAG TTGAAGGAAATGGTCCTTGCAATCCTGAATGAGTCAGACCTGCTTCTTTCCGATGACGCTGTCGAACAAATCGTAGATCAG ACATTCCAGCAGGCAGACCTGAACGGCGACGGGAGGATAGATGTGGACGAGTGGAAGGCGTTCGCGAGCAAGAACCCGGCCTTGCTGAAGAACATGACTCTCCCGTACCTCAAGTAA